The genomic interval TCCCTCTGTTCTTTCCTTTGAAAGAGTTAATTCTTCTCGCGGCGTTGTGCTGACTTTCACAGCGCTCTCATCAGCTCTGACCGCCGCAACCCGGCCGTCATCACTCCCTGGGAGGTTGCCTCCCTCCGCTCTCTCGACAACCAGAACAATATCCAGGCCGTTCGCTCCGCTGCTGATGGCGGCTGCTGGTGCATGGTCGGTCGCACCATGATGGTCCGCACCGATATTGCCCAGGACCCTCGCTTCATGGAGGCCATCACTAATGATAGATGGAATGGACAGCTAATGAACACTGGCGACGATGTCTTCCTCACTCGCTGGCTCCAGACCGAGGGCTGGGACATTGCTGTTCAGAATGCCCCCCAGGCTGAGATTACCACCCTCGTTATGCGTGACTCCGGTCTGCTGTACCAGATGATCCGCTGGCAGCGCAACGCCATCCAGTCCTTCCTCACGACTGTGATCTACCAGCCTGGCATCCGCAAGATCAAGCAGTAAGTTGACGCTACCTTGACTTCCTTCCCATGCTCTCTTCAAGATGAGGCTTCAAAAAGCTAACAATCAAATAGGAAGCACCCCTACATGGCTCGCAAGATCATTGAGCGTCTTCTTCGCCCTGTCATCGCCTGGGTTCATATCATCGCCTTCTTGATGTGCCTTGCCAAGAAGTCTCCCATTGCGTAGGTTCTTCTCCCTCTGACCTATTCTGATAGACTATGACTGACCTTGTCTCTGACAGCTACTTCGTTGCGGGCTACTACATCTGGGGCTGGTTCCGCACCTACAACGCCTTTGCGCGTCGCTTCCCCTTCACTTCTCGCCAGATGTGGGCCTGCTTCCTCCTGGACAACGCTCATCCCATTCTCGACGTCTACGCTTGGCTCACTCTGAGCACCGAGGCCTGGGGCACCCGTGACACCTGAACGAAGGCAAATTAGCCACGACGAGGATCGTAGTTGCTGAGGCGATAGCGAAACATTTCATGGCTACAAGACTTCTTTCAACCCTAAGGCTAGGGGACACTTTCTTGACAATTGGGGTTTCGGGGTTAAAAAGATAGGTCTCTCACGAGAAACACTGGAGCTCGAGACAAAGGCCATCCATAGACCGGTAGACAAAACGCTTTCGGCGACAATACATACAGACGCTGCGAGCAGAATGCATGGTGCAGGGTCGACATCATGGTGAATAATGTAGGCATAGGTATCTGCAAAAGACGGTATGATCCTTACATAGATTGCATCGATCGTGTTGACATGTAACATTACCCACCGAGTGATACTCAAAGTACGCAACATACAGCGCAGAAAAGAAGACTCCGCGTCACATCGATCGGTTTCCTTGACTCCACAACGAGTCCTATGAGGGTAGCAGGTCTGTCGGCATTGCAGGTCTCTCTCAGTTGTCATGTAACTAGTATAGAGCTCATCCTAGTATCTGGTGTGTTCCTAGGATCTTGGGCAAGTCCAAGAATAGAATAGAGTTTACCACTACCGTTCGAGAAGCCATATGGTTCTGGATCAGCCCTATACGCGGAGATATCTGAAACTTATCTCGCCGTCTTTGTCAGCTGCGAAAGCACTTTTACCGCACGCGAAGCCAAACCTTATTGCTGACCGTGGACCTACGATGGGTCAACGGTCCATACCTGATTTTCGATTAGATATGTTCAATCGAATATCCGGGAGTTTTCCCACCATTTTGTGTTTGGAGCTTAACCAGGAGCATGACCACGTTATGCAGTGATTTCATCAACCTCATTGACAGCACGACTTTACTGTATTGTTACCATCGGGGGCGGCTGTCAATGTCTAATGCTTTGGTGCAAAGAGTCAGGGACCCCGGCCTTTCTGACACTGCTGCATGAAAACCTGCGCGCTCACGGGACTCAGCTGATCGAACCCAGCCACTTGGTACATCAGCCTTACTGGGGGCTGAAACGCGGAGTCTGGCGGTTCTTATGAATAGGAAGAACATGCTATCGATTAGTTTGCAGTTCATACTCGCTTGTGCCTTGAAACTCAGCTCCACCGTCCTGGCGAGCTTTCATCTAGGCGAGTCGCATTGTGTGGGACTTTGGCTTCGTCCTTATACGCGTACGCCGGCGATACCGACAAGACGATAACTTCGGTAAACTCGGCTTGGTCCTGCAAATTTCGAATTGCTGGCCTTTGTGACAGTATAAAAGCATGGACTCATTCATCTAGGACTTGATTTTGGAAGTACAACCACCAGTGTCAAATAACTAAACTCTCTACTATAGCAAGTCTTTACACCATTTTCTCCATCAGCCACAATGCAGTTCAAACAAAGCGCACTTGTCATTCTAGCGGGACTTCTCTCCCTCACGTGTAAGTTGAAGCCACACCTTGCGTTACCATGGACTTGGACGGACCGTTGCTGACATGTTGCTCCTCAAAAGTCGCTTGCGATGACGCACAAGGAAACAAGGGAGTGTGCAAACCACCCAACTTTTGTTGCGCAGCGGATGGCTTCCAGTGTGTTTTCAGGGAGGAATGCAAGAGCTAGATGTTTTAGATCCTTTAGCAGTCATGCTCTGGGTTGAGAAGAATTATCTTTTGTTTGATTCCAATAGACTGATGTCCTGACTTTCAAACGCTGCCCTCTACACGCTAAGTTCTGTATGATGTCTATCAATATTGACACCTTTCCAGGCTGATTGGGGGATGCTTCCACCCACGGGCGTAACTCAAGCCGCATTGCATGATGGAGGATTGGTGCTGGGGTCGAAGGAAGTGATGCGGGAAGTTCGCCACGCTAGTATTCACTGCGCCTTCTTCCCGGTCTCAGCCTGTTCGACTGAGGTCAGCTCCCGAATCAACCTCATGTACCAGCTCGCGCCCAGAGCGGTGAAGATGTGCCACCATCCATGTAGTTCCAACAGCCACGCGGCAGGCAATCCAAGGCTCTTCCTTGCGGCTCTCAGCTCAGCGCAGTACTCCAAGTCGATATGCCACAACGTGAACCCCACGATCAAAATGATACAAGCCTTCCAGAACTGTTTCATCAGTCTCTTCTGCTGCTCTTTCGAGTAACGACCAGTCCAGTAGACGATGAACAGCGTGCGCGGCCAGACAAATGTCAACAGCCCGGTAAAGGTCGCGACGTGGATGGCGATGTCTCCCGAGCGGACGTAGATGACGGCCATGGTGGCGATGCCGAGCCAGAGGATGGTGGTGATCGCGGCCCCCACGGCGCGCGACTGGCGGAAGGCGTACAGGGGCTGTACGAGCGAGCCGGCGAGGACCAGCATAGAGAGGTCATCGAGGAGCTGCGTCTCCTGGTGCATGGTGCCGTGGAAAACGCCAGAGAAGATACCGACAGCGAGGAGGCCGATGGATTGGATGTCGAGGGTTCGGTACCATGGCACCGCGGCCTTGGAGTTGGCCCTGGGGTACTTCAGGGCGAGGTAGACTGTTGAAGGGTTCAGCATGATGAGCACAGGGATGGATGTGGCAGGGCTGTCATTTACTGTACGTGGCATTGGATAAGCAATTGATGAACTCTGCGATGTAGCGCGTGAAGATGTAGTCTTCTTCGCAGAAGCTGAAAAGACGTGCTACGTCAGCATGTGATCACGACGACTCGGTATCTTGGAGCCTTGCTCACTTTGCCTTGCTTGTTGGATAGCCCCAGATACCATTGCCCGCCGTTGCGTCGCTCGCGAAGCGGAGGGTCTGATGCTTGTGACTCATTTCGGCGACACCTTTCCTCGTGGATTGTCGATCCTACTGCTGGAAGCTACGTTGGCTGTGCTGGCGGAGTAAGAAAAGCGCGTGATTTTGACGCGACTGAGATTTCCCTCGTGCTAAAAAACTATCGATTACCCAGAGTGGTAGCAGCCAATTGCGGAGCTTGAAATCGTTGCAGTTCTTTAGAGAAGATCTCAAGTTGGGTTTGGAAGCGTCAGCACGTCACAATTCCGCACTACTTTTCTTCAGTCGTTCGTCCGATCCTTCATTTAAAGCTCAGGGGAAGTTGCCAGCGATCCGAAGCGAGAAAAAAGAAATGGAGCCTTGGGAGGAATGGGAAAGTAACACGACTGCGATGTGGATCACGTAACCTGCAGAGCGCCTCACCCGATGCGCCGTTGGGTCCACTTTCTGGGGTCGGTCCGCATACCCGCGGAGACCCGGAGCCGGGGCGGGTGCGGGTCTCGGCTCCACCGTCTACTCCCCTGGAGTCAACAACATTTTCTCTTTCATTAAGGTACGTCTGACAGTTCTCTTTCAGAAGACTAGCAGCCCCGAGACAGGCCCGAGACAGGGGAAATCTCAATGGCGCCTCAGTTGGTAGTCGAGTGTGTTGAACAAAAACGAGTTCTGTGAAGGACTCCTGCGCGTGTGCGGGTTCCTAGAGTTTTCTATCGTGAGTTGATATCTTCTTCTCGCGGCTCGTTTTGAATCTGTTCTTACTTCTTTGTACTTTCAATCAAGTTTTCCGACTCCGCTTCGTGAGTGATTGAGGGTTCTTAAGTTTTTGCCCAGCATTCAACGGTTGCCACTTTCTGGTTCTGACTTCCGGTGACAGCTTACGAGTGGGCCTTCCATTCTGATGAGGGCGACTTGATATGAAGGCCTTCTTCAATGTCAGGCTACGGTACTACCATATATGCGGAATGCATCGCGGGCCTGGAAAAGAGCATGGGTAATCAGGGTCGATCAGCCGCTTCTGGTCCTCCTAAGGCACCCAGAGTTTTGGGTGTGTGACAGTGTCCGCTCCAACTTCACCTTCTTAGTAGGTTCCCTCTCAGTTCCTTCCCCATAAGAGCCGAACCTTCACGCACCTACCTAAGACACTTTGAGAAGAGAGATACCTTAGGTAAGATACCTAGCTAAGGTACCTAGCTAGCTTCCCTGACAACTACGAATTGTACCTCTCGCCTTccttacttagctacttaaggtaggtatctaggtaggtaaggtacctcaaGATGTTACCTACCTCCTGCCGCTTGGCGACTTTTACCCCTTGGCCAATCACTCCTTTTACTCCTTCCCAACGAAAGGATCGAACTTTCTCACGCCCTTCTGGCCTTCGCCGCGTGAGGCAAACCTGCAAGCTTTGCCACTCCCTCACATGCCCAGAGGTTTTCGCCCTCGTCAACGGTCTCGTACCAGCAATCATACGGCATAAGTTGACCTTCGGAACTACGCTGCGTATATCATGAGGATTACCAACTTACCATGCGAGATTGTCGTGGAAATTCTTGGCCAGCTCGACAAGATACAGGACCTTAAAGCTCCTCTGCTGTCTTGTCGGTTGTTCTACAATGCATACACGCAACGGCCTCGTCTCGCCCAGCAAATCGTTCGGAAACAGATACCCACGCAGCTGCTACCATATGCAGTCGCATTGATCTATGCACCGCGAACTCGTAAATTTGCACTTACGTTCAATGCCCTCAACTTGACACCTGAGGATGCAGATACGTTGATCTTCAGCTCCACATTTGAAGGCGCTGTTGCATCGACAAGATGTTTCCAGACATTCTCGCTTCCTCACCTGTTGGCTATGGAAGCAGCCCACGAGCTCATTGCCGAATTCGCATCCCATTTTGCCGAAAAAGCCTGGACCGCCGTCTCGGACACATTGAACGACACGACGTCCACGAAGTCGATGCCGAGTCACCTGGATCTATCCCAGAAAGAGTGGCTCCGCTTCTGCCGGTGCTTTTATCGAGTGGAGCTTTATCATGGCCTCTTCACCATGTACGGTTCTGACGAAGCTAGGAATGTCCATATGACTCAAGGGGATGTGTCATTAGAGTCAGGAGTTCGGTTCAAGAACAGAGGCCGATTGAACCTTGAAACATGCATGCTGGCTGATCTTGCACTCTGGGAGGTCGAGCAGCTAGGTGCAGCGATGGAGTATCTGAGCGATCGATTCGTGGCAGCTGCAGCAGGAGCTTTAGCCAACGAAGTTATCGAGCATCGGTACATCAACACAGGCAAGCCTGAATTATATACATTGCTTGTTCCAAAGCTGACTGTCAATCAGGTGAATGGGTGAGGGTCTACGCATCTTGCTTTGGTTACCCCTTGTTTCTTACGCTCTACTGATGCTCGAATAGCTTTGCAGAGGCTTGGTATACCTTCGAAGTCTCGAAAAGAAGTCATACGTTGAGAAGAGTGATCTCCTATACAGCAAACCACGTATGTTCCTATCTTATTTGTACCTGGAACTCCGGCTGCTGCATAATGTTCATAAGAGCGAGGCTCGGCATAACACCAAGCTGGATGCATCATGGCAAGAGCCGAACTTATCGGACATCGACGGTGATGAAGGACCTCGAAAGGCGCTAGACTGTATCGCGCCTCATCATGTGATGGAAATCGGATTGGAAGGCCTCAGGGAGCGGGCATACGTGTTTTGGGACCAAGAACGCTTGgaaaagtacgacttttTCTCAGTAATCTCATCCAGCACCCCTTTCCGCGGCGTCAACAGCTGAGCCCTTTTGGGATGATGAATACAAATCAGTCTGGTGTTCAACTGGCATGACAGAATGCAGATGTGAGCCATGGGTGCGGGGGAATGTGGAGTAAAGAGGATGATCCAAGGATTGCATTGCTTAATAACTTGTCGGGCACAGCTGAATAGTCGACAGCACTGTCTTAAATAATCTCGGTAGCCTCAGACTTCGCTCATAGGTCCGGGGGAAGAATAAGAAGAAACGCACATTCAAGTACTCCTACGATATTCACAGTGTTTTTCGCCTTCCAACTTGACGATAGAAACGTGAATCTTGGGGCTCGAGGCTGGAGGGGCGAGGTTTCACTCAAAGTCACTCGCAATATAGCGACCCAGATAGGAGTAGTGGAGCACCTGTTAGGAATCGAAGGGCCTAGCAAGGCTGTGATCTGGGATGGAAGCTGGCAAAGTTATGTAAAAAGTCGGGTACTGTATCATCTCTGGTAGTCTTAAAGGAGGAGGAAGTTCAACTCAGTCATCAATGGAATATGGAATTACCTGCCACAGAAATGCCTCCTCCTTGAAGACATTGTGCATCCTCATACTATTTTTTGTAGCCATGATGTAATCCCCACGGCGAGACGTGGCATTAAACCATGTTCGTCGCCATTTCAATCTGTTCTGGTCATTAAGCTTCCGACTTTTGTCATGAAAGACAAGTCCGAGGTATTGCGATTTCGTATTTTTCGGTACTTATTCAGATGTGTCAAACGGATAACATGGCCCTTTTGCGCGCAGGCTTATCTTGACTCGCCTAATGTTCATGAATCGAGATTGCCTCAAGAACAACAAAGAATATTTCCGCCTGAGTGGTACGCTAGCTTGGTGAGATGGGTTAGTCCCAAGACTAACGTACTCCAACGCAGCATCACATGCATCATCATATGTAGTCGATAAGGCTTAGTCATCATCTCCAATCGATTTACACGGTTCTTCTTACCCGCGGCGACGAGGGGAGGCTCGAGAGCGACAACCCCGCGCGAGCCGGCAAGTTAGCCAAGCGCGGGTGTTCTCCTCATCTTCTTCATACCCGTCTAGCGTGCATTTCTTCACCAGTTCATCCCGAGCTTTTTGTgaagaaagagaaaagaagaagaaaagggaAGCCACCATGTCAGAAAACCAGCCGTTCCTCCGTGCCGTGGAGACGGTCCTCGCCATCCCGGAGCTCCTGGAGTCCATATTAGTGCAAGTCGACATGAGGACGCTGCTGGTCTCAGCGTCGCGGGTGAACAGGACATGGAAGGCCTTCATGGATGGATCACCAGCCGTCCAGCAGGCGTTGTTCTTCAAGCCAGTCCCTATGGATATCTCACGGGCTGTGATCCACGGCCTCGAGGACGGTGTGTTCCCGAGCATACCGGAGCAAGGCGCCATGCCATCCCACACGACCGGTGACCGCTTAATCAACCCCCTCCTAGCAGAGAAATTTGACAAATGCTTCTTCGACTTTGGACCGACGTACTCGTGCCAGCGCCGGGCCAACTCCTTTTACGAGCTCCCCTGGTCCAAAACCCCGGAACCGATCCAGACGGTCCAAGAATACTGGGGCGGCTGGAGCCAGGTCAAGCCGGCCGAGCTCGACGAAGAGGCAGCACGATATCAAGACGAAGCTAGGAGGCGGTTCACGCGCCGCGGCGCAAGTTGGCGCCGCATGCTCGTCTCgcagccgccgccgtcgtcgtTGGGATACATGCGCTTCGACGTCTGCAGCCTCGCGCTGGAAGAGCAAAAGGTCGCGGGTTCCCTGATCCAGCAGCCGGTGCCCCCCTCAGCATCTCCCTTCAATGCTGCGGGATCAGAACAAGCACCATGCACCGGTGTGCGAATGGGAGAGCTCTACGACATCGTTCAGCACGCGGCGGGACACCACGGGCGGCACTCACTCTGGTTCAGGGTCCTCTGGGGCAAGCCGACGACGCACTTTGCCTTTTCGCACGTCAAGGATGTGTTTGAGAGGTTGATGGCGCGGACGAGCGTCGTCGTGGAGTTGATGCACGCAGACGATACGTCTCTCCCGAATCACCCGCAGGACCCGTCGGATGTGGGCGTTTTTGATGCTGCTTTCCGGTGCGAGGAGCATCGCGAGGTAAAGTTTGAGATGGAGCATACGTGGGGGGAGGCTGTGGAGTTTCCTCACTTTCATCCGCGGTATGTTGTTTGGCATTGGAAGTTGATGGAGGTTGAATAGCCTATGTTTGATGACGTCTGACGGGTTGTCTGTATTGTTTTCTGTTGATGTGAATAGTTGCGTCACATACTTTCTCTCTGAAGACCATAGGTCTCTGATGTATCTTCATTCGTTTCACTGTTCACATTATAAGTTTCTAGTAATCCTCTTGTACACATACCTGGCTTGCGCTACATTCCCTCATTCTTTTCGAAACGCGACCATGAAGGCTGATGAAGAGGGAAGGCACTCGGATCTGTTTCTGGCATAGCAGTGTACTATTGTTCTCTTTCAAACAGCGATCAGGACTCGCGCAGCAGTTTCTAAGTATTGTTTCTGTATTCCCATCATGCATTGTACTTCTTTATTCATACCGGCAAACAGACATACATATCTGTGGTAGCAATGTCGCACACATTTCCATGCCTGAGTAAGGTACCGGTAGTGATGAACGAAGGCCGGTGGCTCAATGCTCAATGACTGATGACGTCAATGATGCTCACGCATACTCCTTGATTGATGGATGTCACTTTGAGACAAGCTTAAACGTGAGACTTTGGCGATGCACCAACGGCTTTCCCAAAGCGGAAGACGACAGCAAAGAACCTGGAGAAAATGTGACACTGGATGACAGCCACGCTGTGACCTGCTGGAAACATTGGAAGCTTCGGGGGCTTTGGGGAAGTACAGTACTGCGTAGCGGCCCGGGAAGTGTTCCCCCGACAAGCAACCAATCACACTCGTCCAGTTGGATTGGTCCTGCAAGTCGAGGTCGGCTGACGCGGCATCCGCAGTGGGTTCTTGAAAGTGGGGCTCTACGTACCTACCAAACGTAACCAGCTGTTCGGCGCGGAGGAAGGTGCAGGGCGAAATGGAGCACCTGCGCGATCTGGGGAGTTTGGCTGCACCTCTCGTTCCCTACTGCGACGGGATGCTTCGAGGCTGCATCCAGGCGAACTGGATGCGCTGTGCCGCCCAAGCTTCAGGTACCTAAGATAAAGTACACCTTACGGGATGGAAAGAAAGGGTGGTCTATTAACTGGGTATGGGAACACCGAGTTGAACAATCTACAGTACAGTGGTTCGCCTGCACCTGCCTCACGTGCTGGCCTGACGCTGGGTTGCCTGCGCCCATCTCACTTGACTTGCCGTCTGGGCACTTCCCAGTAAACTGGTACTTCACCCTACCTGAAGGCACCTACCTTAGTCATCATAATCCTCGGTGGGCTGCCCGGATGCTGAAGTTGTTTCCTGCCCGTTCATTCCGCCCCCCTTGGGCCGGGGAATTTCAACTTTCGGGGTCCTGGGTCAGGCAGGCAGGAAAGGCCCACTCCATTTTTTCCCCAGTCACGTCCCGGCCCCATTCCCACGTCCTCTTCCGAAAAATCGCCTCGTGTCCCGTCTCGTCTCACCCCAAACCTCACTTCTTCTCCCTCCGTTCTCCCGATCCTCCACCCCTCCCTCCGACGACCACGTCTTTCCGTCGTGCAACTGAGACAACCCATGTCACGAAGCGAAAAGTCTTGCTGACGACACGCTCATTCTTCCACCATTCGCTATACCCATATTGGTTTTCTATCAATAAATCCCGTTCATTCATGCCCACGGACACCCGCCCCGCCCTGACCCGCGGAAGCCCACCGAAGCTATAGAGAACCTCAACGAGTGACGAGTCACGCGCGCAGCGCCTTACCTCTTCCTCATCCTCCCACCACCTCAACCCGACCTCTTACGGTCGTCGCCAGTCGCCCACCATGCCGATCCTCGGCGGGAAGAATAAGTTCAACACCAAGCCGGCAGCAATCCGCGTCGAAAAAGTCCAAGTCGCCGCCCCGAAGCCGCGCCCGAAGCTCGCCCACGCGACATCCTCCACATCCTCCGCCAAAGCCTCCCCGCGCGCATCGCCAAAGCCAAACGCCAAGTCCCTCCTCTCACGCAAGCAGAGCGCCTCGCCATacccttcctcttcctcggacGAGAAgcgcagcggcggcggcgagcgCAAGCGCAAGGTCGGCAGCGCGGGGCCGTCGCAGCCCAAATTCGATAACGACTCTGACGGCGACGACAACTACGAAGAGTTCCTCAAGCATGAGCCTAGCAAGCGGCAGCGCACGCAAGATGGGCAATTTGTAGATACCCAGCGCGTGTTGACCCGGTCGAGCGCATTCAAGGACAATGCGAAGCCCCTCAGCCGGCTGATCCACGCCGCGCAAATTTCCAACCTCAAGAAGTGTCCCAAGGCCACGCGCTCGCTCGGTGCGACTGCAGATGACAACGTCAGAGTGCGACTGCAATATCCGAGCAATTACGGTGCGGAAGAGTGGGTTTCTATATCTAGTCTGCGACTGTGGTACGGCATCGCTAACCCTCTCCTTAGGTACGAACTCATTAACGACAAGGGCATCATCAACGCAATCGAGGATATCAAGACGGTGGTCGGTTTTGTCGCCAACGTATACCTCACCGAAGAGCAGGCCGAAGAGTTCACAGAGCAGCAAAACGGGTTTCTACGGCGGCTCAGGAAAGCATCAAACACAAACGACTTCCACGGTTTCGTGTCGGCGCTCAACGACGCGAATAAGAGAATTCGCACTCTTGCGGCGGACGGCACAATACGCAAGAATTTGGACAAGATACACGGCTTGCCCAGGGGCTTGGTCGAGTTCATCCTCACCCAGGTGTACGACCGCACAGTATCACCAGACGTGGAAAAGTTGAAACAGTACAAAAACGGCACCGACAATGTCTATGGCGAGCTAGCGTATCGGCTCATCTCCGATATCTTACAGGAAAAAACCCGGATGACGTCAGACCAAGTCTTTGTCGATCTCGGCTCCGGCGTAGGCAACGTCGTGTTCCAGGCCGCGCTCGAGATCGGCTGTGAGAGCTGGGGCTGCGAAATGATGGAGAACCCGTGCGACTTTGCGGAAGCGCAAGAGAAGGAGTTTGGTGCCCGGTGCAAGATGTGGGGCCTGCTGCCCGGCCGAGTCAACCTCGAGCGAGGCGACTTTACAAAGTGCACCCGCATCCACGAAGCCATGAAGCGTGCCGACGTCGTCCTCGTCAACAACCAAGCCTTCACACCGCAGCTCAACGCCGAGCTGGTCAACATGTTCCTCGATCTCAAGTCAGGCTGCAAGATTGTGTCGCTCAAGTCGTTCGTCAACGACCAGGGGACGCGCAACGCCAACGACATTGCGAGCAACATCTTGGAGGTCGAGCACCTGACCTATCCTGAAGGTGACCCTGGTGGTAACTATGTCAGCTGGACCAACGCTGGCGGTAACTATTGCATATCGACAAGGAAGTAGGCGGCTATTCGTCCCTTCAGCATCTGCGTCTGTCGTTACACTGCATGATGTCCTACGGGACTTGTGCTGATGATGCATGCAGCACTCGCTAGAGAGCATGGCTGCAATGTGTGTTGTACATTGAGCATGGAAAACAAAGAATAATGgatgaagaaaaagaaagaaaaaaggaaAGAAAGGAATACTGGCATAGGAGAGGAAATAGCGTTGAGTTCATTTACCTGTAGAAACTCTTACAACTCCCCATAGAGCATGTCAGCCGGGCAGACAGCCAgcgagagacagagagagagagagagagagaggagcaTGGCGTGTGTGGGTTGAGGGAGGTTATACACGAAATAGACCGCATAATCAGCGCTCGTTTGCGA from Colletotrichum lupini chromosome 2, complete sequence carries:
- a CDS encoding glycosyltransferase family 2 gives rise to the protein MSEYILGAMWAWYAYDEVLTKKLMQKAKPIPLPQEPSFKTTDVSIIVATINTPNTFTDCLRLWLANKPKEIIIVTIDRDLQRVHDLVKPVIIEGDDRISVMTAEYASKRYQMVVGIKEAQGKILALVDDDAFWGTLETLPYLLAGFEDPKVGGVTGKQSALISSDRRNPAVITPWEVASLRSLDNQNNIQAVRSAADGGCWCMVGRTMMVRTDIAQDPRFMEAITNDRWNGQLMNTGDDVFLTRWLQTEGWDIAVQNAPQAEITTLVMRDSGLLYQMIRWQRNAIQSFLTTVIYQPGIRKIKQKHPYMARKIIERLLRPVIAWVHIIAFLMCLAKKSPIAYFVAGYYIWGWFRTYNAFARRFPFTSRQMWACFLLDNAHPILDVYAWLTLSTEAWGTRDT
- a CDS encoding alkaline phytoceramidase, whose protein sequence is MSHKHQTLRFASDATAGNGIWGYPTSKANFCEEDYIFTRYIAEFINCLSNATYIYLALKYPRANSKAAVPWYRTLDIQSIGLLAVGIFSGVFHGTMHQETQLLDDLSMLVLAGSLVQPLYAFRQSRAVGAAITTILWLGIATMAVIYVRSGDIAIHVATFTGLLTFVWPRTLFIVYWTGRYSKEQQKRLMKQFWKACIILIVGFTLWHIDLEYCAELRAARKSLGLPAAWLLELHGWWHIFTALGASWYMRLIRELTSVEQAETGKKAHYARGWKHPPISLERCQY
- a CDS encoding F-box domain-containing protein, which gives rise to MSENQPFLRAVETVLAIPELLESILVQVDMRTLLVSASRVNRTWKAFMDGSPAVQQALFFKPVPMDISRAVIHGLEDGVFPSIPEQGAMPSHTTGDRLINPLLAEKFDKCFFDFGPTYSCQRRANSFYELPWSKTPEPIQTVQEYWGGWSQVKPAELDEEAARYQDEARRRFTRRGASWRRMLVSQPPPSSLGYMRFDVCSLALEEQKVAGSLIQQPVPPSASPFNAAGSEQAPCTGVRMGELYDIVQHAAGHHGRHSLWFRVLWGKPTTHFAFSHVKDVFERLMARTSVVVELMHADDTSLPNHPQDPSDVGVFDAAFRCEEHREVKFEMEHTWGEAVEFPHFHPRDQDSRSSF
- a CDS encoding histone methylation protein DOT1, yielding MPILGGKNKFNTKPAAIRVEKVQVAAPKPRPKLAHATSSTSSAKASPRASPKPNAKSLLSRKQSASPYPSSSSDEKRSGGGERKRKVGSAGPSQPKFDNDSDGDDNYEEFLKHEPSKRQRTQDGQFVDTQRVLTRSSAFKDNAKPLSRLIHAAQISNLKKCPKATRSLGATADDNVRVRLQYPSNYGAEEWVSISSLRLWYGIANPLLRYELINDKGIINAIEDIKTVVGFVANVYLTEEQAEEFTEQQNGFLRRLRKASNTNDFHGFVSALNDANKRIRTLAADGTIRKNLDKIHGLPRGLVEFILTQVYDRTVSPDVEKLKQYKNGTDNVYGELAYRLISDILQEKTRMTSDQVFVDLGSGVGNVVFQAALEIGCESWGCEMMENPCDFAEAQEKEFGARCKMWGLLPGRVNLERGDFTKCTRIHEAMKRADVVLVNNQAFTPQLNAELVNMFLDLKSGCKIVSLKSFVNDQGTRNANDIASNILEVEHLTYPEGDPGGNYVSWTNAGGNYCISTRK